In the Calditrichota bacterium genome, one interval contains:
- a CDS encoding NAD(P)H-dependent oxidoreductase: MKITILSSSLNKKSRSLVLSQYAKKMISAQISDCTLLDLKMFDIPFCGEQGAYDHKNVIAIKNELAESDAIIVSGPVYNYGVNAVTKNILDLTGEAWAEKPIGFICMAGGQASYMSIMGFANSLMLNFRSLIVPRFVYALPNSIDSENSTIKDDSIKKRIDELCENIIRLAQALKK; the protein is encoded by the coding sequence ATGAAAATTACAATTCTCAGCAGTAGTTTAAACAAAAAGAGCCGCAGCCTGGTTCTAAGTCAGTATGCAAAAAAAATGATAAGCGCACAAATTTCAGATTGTACATTGCTTGATTTGAAAATGTTTGATATTCCTTTTTGTGGTGAACAGGGTGCTTATGATCATAAAAATGTAATTGCAATTAAAAATGAGCTTGCTGAATCAGACGCAATAATTGTTTCCGGGCCTGTTTATAACTATGGTGTAAATGCTGTTACAAAAAATATATTAGACTTGACAGGAGAAGCCTGGGCTGAGAAACCAATTGGATTTATCTGTATGGCAGGTGGTCAAGCAAGCTATATGTCCATTATGGGATTTGCCAACAGCCTTATGTTAAATTTCCGTTCATTAATTGTGCCGCGCTTTGTTTATGCCTTACCAAACTCAATCGACTCTGAAAATAGTACCATAAAAGATGACTCAATAAAAAAACGAATTGATGAGCTATGCGAAAATATCATCCGCTTAGCACAAGCTTTAAAAAAATAA